In Streptomyces sp. 840.1, one DNA window encodes the following:
- a CDS encoding thioesterase II family protein, translating into MSRLFLKLPSEEAEFRLFCFPYSGCGASMYVKWPDRIGPVEVVPLQLPGRENRMREPHYGTYEELAVDVVDGLAQYLDRPYGVFGHCGGALPAFEAVLRIQELGLRPPSRCFVSSQVAPQDGPHGRFLGLSDDGLRAELSGLFAELGSAEPPAEMIDMFLEVMTADLEANRRYVKPAAGRAPCPLTVVGWDRDQEVPHELMGGWERWAEADKIVLPGTHYTFLGAPAELMERLRSDLVGG; encoded by the coding sequence ATGTCGAGATTGTTCCTCAAATTGCCTTCGGAAGAAGCGGAATTCCGTCTGTTCTGCTTCCCGTACTCGGGTTGTGGCGCTTCGATGTACGTGAAGTGGCCGGACCGGATCGGTCCGGTCGAGGTCGTGCCGCTCCAGCTTCCCGGCCGGGAGAACCGGATGCGGGAGCCGCACTACGGGACCTACGAAGAGCTCGCAGTCGACGTGGTCGACGGGCTGGCGCAGTATCTGGACCGGCCGTACGGGGTGTTCGGGCACTGCGGCGGGGCGCTCCCCGCCTTCGAGGCCGTGCTGCGCATACAGGAACTCGGGCTTCGCCCGCCGTCGCGCTGTTTCGTCTCCTCCCAGGTCGCACCGCAGGACGGCCCGCACGGCCGGTTCCTCGGCCTGTCCGACGACGGTCTGCGGGCCGAACTGTCCGGCCTGTTCGCCGAGCTCGGATCGGCCGAGCCGCCCGCGGAGATGATCGACATGTTCCTCGAGGTGATGACCGCCGACCTGGAGGCGAACAGGCGGTACGTGAAGCCGGCGGCGGGACGCGCTCCCTGCCCGCTCACCGTGGTGGGCTGGGACCGTGACCAGGAAGTGCCGCACGAGCTGATGGGCGGCTGGGAGCGGTGGGCCGAGGCCGACAAGATCGTCCTCCCCGGCACGCACTACACCTTCCTCGGCGCACCGGCGGAGTTGATGGAGCGCCTGCGCTCCGACCTGGTGGGCGGCTGA
- a CDS encoding acyl-CoA dehydrogenase family protein, with protein MDPFQVQLADAVDAALSRTSDVQAELAAIGVPELSLPERLGGFGLGLSADIIVNVQLGRGLVPLAAHRETMLALELAAADRLPDSLVKQVIKGTAHAVTIGVHCAPTLRADDENRLWGESEYLPDCEVSLAVVRAVAQGGDHRWYVVRPDPGTSSSRGSALLGLPGRRLQFSGAPAAPATPDDGQLRRSLDAARIRQAALLLGVADRAVDTARGHVNRRIQFGRPLVELQTVAHRLAQLVGAADGWRLLLHEAAWRHDLGRDCAAHAAQVLAAATEHVLRCTRLAIQLHGVRGMLAHSTVATAYRIASVEGSRMGTAPRLWREAGEAHLAASSPAPGLAE; from the coding sequence ATGGACCCCTTTCAGGTCCAGCTCGCCGACGCCGTGGACGCCGCTCTCAGCAGGACGAGCGACGTCCAGGCCGAGCTCGCGGCGATCGGGGTGCCCGAACTCAGCCTTCCGGAGCGGCTCGGCGGGTTCGGACTCGGGCTCAGCGCGGACATCATCGTCAACGTGCAGCTCGGGCGCGGCCTCGTGCCGCTGGCCGCCCACCGGGAGACCATGCTGGCCCTTGAACTCGCGGCAGCCGACCGGCTGCCGGACTCCCTGGTCAAGCAGGTCATCAAAGGCACCGCTCACGCGGTCACGATCGGTGTGCACTGCGCGCCGACCCTGCGCGCCGACGACGAGAACAGGCTCTGGGGCGAGAGCGAGTACCTGCCGGACTGCGAGGTGAGCCTCGCGGTGGTCCGCGCGGTGGCCCAGGGCGGGGACCACCGCTGGTACGTCGTGCGCCCGGACCCCGGCACCTCCAGCTCGCGCGGGAGCGCACTGCTCGGCCTGCCGGGCCGGCGCCTGCAGTTCTCCGGCGCCCCCGCGGCGCCGGCCACCCCGGATGACGGGCAGCTGCGGCGGAGCCTTGACGCGGCGCGCATCAGGCAGGCGGCGCTCCTCCTGGGCGTCGCCGACCGGGCCGTCGATACCGCGCGCGGCCACGTCAACCGCCGTATTCAGTTCGGGCGGCCGCTGGTGGAGCTCCAGACGGTCGCCCACCGGCTCGCCCAGCTGGTCGGGGCGGCGGACGGCTGGCGGCTTCTGCTGCACGAGGCGGCCTGGCGGCACGACCTCGGCCGGGACTGCGCGGCCCACGCCGCACAGGTGCTCGCGGCGGCGACCGAGCATGTCCTCCGGTGCACCCGGCTGGCGATTCAACTGCACGGAGTACGAGGCATGCTGGCGCATTCGACCGTGGCGACGGCCTACCGGATCGCCTCCGTGGAGGGAAGCCGGATGGGCACGGCCCCCCGGCTCTGGAGGGAGGCGGGAGAGGCGCATCTCGCCGCTTCGAGCCCGGCTCCCGGCCTGGCCGAATGA
- a CDS encoding acyl-CoA dehydrogenase family protein, giving the protein MDGDVRELYRHLGREGILAPSWPAEYGGRDGDFTETVVLLEELVRHGIPQSLYYISVQIVGSLILQSGTEEQKRTLLPRLASGDLTACILFTEPEHGSDLASVTTRAAPGPGGEGWVLNGRKTYNLKSAYADIALCAVRTDVSESRYQGISLFLVPMSTAGVSVRPLPSLADEQFHDIALVDVSVGPEALFGAAGQGWSLITRMFAAERSGLDYYARAGHWLGLAARSLTAHDGVPGETRGADVAEFAKHRARLDASRLLTCRAMQHLQEDRPDISDASLAKWHCSETAQAISWWALDTLGTQVIESGFETGGSALEAAYREAPGLTVSGGASEVLLDIVTGARLLEDVETGG; this is encoded by the coding sequence ATGGACGGCGACGTCCGCGAGCTCTATCGTCATCTCGGGCGCGAGGGTATTCTCGCTCCGTCGTGGCCGGCGGAATACGGAGGCAGGGACGGAGACTTCACCGAGACCGTCGTACTGCTGGAAGAGCTGGTCAGACACGGCATACCCCAGAGCCTCTACTACATCTCCGTGCAGATCGTCGGCTCCCTGATCCTCCAGTCGGGCACCGAGGAGCAGAAACGCACACTCCTGCCGCGGCTCGCCTCCGGGGACCTCACGGCGTGCATCCTCTTCACCGAACCGGAACACGGCTCCGACCTGGCGAGCGTCACCACCCGCGCCGCTCCGGGACCGGGCGGCGAAGGCTGGGTCCTCAACGGGCGCAAGACCTACAACCTGAAGAGCGCCTACGCCGACATCGCCCTGTGCGCCGTCCGGACGGACGTGAGCGAGAGCCGGTACCAGGGGATCAGCCTGTTCCTCGTCCCCATGAGCACGGCCGGGGTCTCCGTACGTCCCCTTCCCAGCCTTGCCGACGAGCAGTTCCACGACATCGCGCTGGTGGACGTGAGTGTCGGGCCCGAGGCACTCTTCGGAGCCGCAGGGCAAGGATGGTCACTCATCACCCGGATGTTCGCCGCGGAACGCAGTGGACTCGACTACTACGCCAGGGCCGGGCACTGGCTCGGCCTCGCGGCGCGGAGCCTCACCGCTCACGACGGGGTGCCGGGTGAAACGCGGGGCGCGGATGTCGCGGAATTCGCGAAACACCGGGCACGGCTCGACGCGAGCCGGCTCCTGACCTGCCGCGCCATGCAGCATCTGCAGGAGGACCGGCCCGACATCAGCGATGCCTCCCTGGCCAAGTGGCACTGCAGTGAGACCGCCCAGGCCATCTCCTGGTGGGCACTCGACACCCTGGGTACCCAGGTCATCGAGTCCGGCTTCGAGACCGGTGGGTCCGCGCTCGAGGCGGCCTATCGCGAGGCTCCAGGACTCACGGTCTCGGGCGGCGCCTCGGAAGTCCTGCTCGACATCGTCACAGGTGCCCGGTTGCTCGAGGACGTGGAGACAGGGGGATAG